A single Watersipora subatra chromosome 7, tzWatSuba1.1, whole genome shotgun sequence DNA region contains:
- the LOC137401221 gene encoding mitogen-activated protein kinase kinase kinase 21-like isoform X2: protein MVRADTPDNQAAIESVTREGKHYAVTNHRNIVKLIGCCLTPPKLCLVQEYAAGGSMAGALQKYKTSIPPDALVDWAIQIAKGMHYLHEEVVIFHRDLKSGNILIKEPIGERDLLNKTLLITDLGMARKIDQSTMMSGGGTYAWMAPEVIRISKFSKGSDVWSYGVVLWELLTGELPYRGIDTLAVAYGVAKNQLTLPIPSTCPTVFTNLMQSCWSEDPKERPQFSEIVQALEDIRDSSFMGTQQEEFVTLQNDWRLEIEEMFIELKEKEQEIRSREEEMCKLAEEQKKHEDALKRREAAVKAREHELLAWELHYLLQQEGTKPEPAKRKGKLDKKKIKLIKTSNAISNPSDFRHHITVTQEQLPGSYVSSSSDKSKQKVPSSPETPPASPHMSGTRRLRAIAFGTGDPQSPECTGKMGTWGPSSAKQKSRSPAYMLTASNGWSKSTTSIDRDSVKTSSSTSTLVPDGEVEDVNFELSDQHFTSDTLVDVTSNAYSVDTESLTSPQDGSSILSPDDKLLPLPLAPEGNAESEGLIRYVPTYCNKLDHKTEQKSDQKPSGGSLRRAMMKQKTTNAISKMSMMLAAVAAGFDVRIANKSAIHPNLSSSSDEHNKKQPQRRDAYYAAVRDGIIPAQNLPETDHYDFTSASGRPHNTFNGVHTKQRPPLNTDLLNLQMNGGVDSDHSAHNVHPRRAVSVEPTQTSYHISTITKDKRKRNISGERDKRGVSVDRNAASADRRREKSTDRTRSEINLHRRREISVERNFNRDCSIDRVKASTESVRLPTRKVSADDDDSEDSDNEAGTYVRLTEPLNSSVGRQASRQTSSESNSSVFERNTTPRNSNTSRGRPSYSITTSPGFSRVNYGESSPHYSPSSMHHGSQQLYAQYHLTSPLPNRHNSPSSANLSSSGSEANDYVNVHWTDNEPPDEPPPRPPRPTRLDIKHQPNCAAPGPPKMQPRLSRSQAGTPQSSEDLMRTRFSPGGSPPPNARHHITLLSKEVDEKASPIADRKPSLPPKPCPGPLHVPSTPSADFI, encoded by the exons TACTGATCAAGGAGCCCATCGGGGAAAGGGATCTCCTCAATAAAACCTTGCTCATCACAGACCTCGGCATGGCACGAAAAATCGACCAATCTACAATGATGTCAGGGGGAGGGACATACGCTTGGATGGCACCCGAAGTCATCCGCATTTCTAAATTTTCAAAGGGCAGTGATGTTTGGAG CTATGGTGTGGTGCTGTGGGAGTTGCTGACAGGAGAGCTGCCATACAGAGGAATTGACACACTCGCTGTCGCCTATGGAGTTGCTAAGAATCAACTGACGCTGCCCATTCCGAGCACGTGTCCCACCGTTTTCACCAACTTAATGCAAT CGTGCTGGTCAGAGGACCCAAAGGAGAGGCCACAATTTTCAGAAATTGTACAAGCCCTTGAGGACATCCGCGACTCATCGTTCATGGGTACTCAACAGGAGGAGTTTGTCACTTTGCAAAATGATTGGCGTCTAGAGATTGAGGAGATGTTTATTGAACTGAAAGAGAAAGAGCAG GAAATTCGGTCGCGGGAAGAGGAAATGTGCAAGCTAGCTGAGGAGCAAAAGAAACACGAAGACGCTCTCAAAAGGCGTGAGGCAGCAGTTAAAGCAAGAGAGCATGAGCTCTTGGCATGGGAGTTACATTATCTCTTACAGCAGGAAG GAACAAAGCCTGAGCCTGCGAAGAGAAAAGGAAAATTAGACAAGAAgaaaataaaactgataaagacaagcaatgccaTTAGCAATCCATCTGACTTTCGGCATCATATCACA GTTACACAGGAGCAGCTGCCAGGTTCATATGTTAGCAGCAGTTCAGACAAATCTAAACAGAAAGTTCCTTCCAGTCCGGAGACTCCACCCGCCTCACCACACATGAGTGGCACCCGCAGGCTACGCGCTATTGCAT TTGGAACAGGTGATCCACAGAGCCCGGAATGCACTGGTAAGATGGGTACGTGGGGCCCTAGCAGTGCCAAGCAAAAGTCTCGTAGTCCTGCATATATGCTGACTGCATCCAATGGATGGTCCAAAAGTACGACTAGTATCGATAGAGACTCGGTGAAGACCAGCTCATCCACCAGTACTTTGGTACCCGATGGAG AAGTAGAGGATGTCAACTTTGAGTTGTCGGATCAGCATTTTACATCAGACACGCTAGTGGATGTCACCAGTAACGCTTACAGTGTTGATACAGAAAGTCTCACCTCTCCTCAGGATGGTTCGTCTATTCTATCACCAGATGACAAGCTCCTTCCTCTGCCACTTGCTCCGGAAG GTAATGCAGAGTCAGAAGGCTTAATTAGATATGTACCTACCTACTGTAACAAACTTGATCATAAGACGGAGCAGAAGTCTGATCAGAAGCCGAGTGGTGGCAGCCTTCGCAGGGCCATGAtgaaacaaaaaacaacaaatgctATATCTAAGATGTCTATGATGCTAGCTGCA GTGGCAGCAGGCTTTGATGTGAGGATAGCTAACAAGTCAGCTATACACCCGAACCTCAGCAGCTCTTCTGATGAGCACAATAAGAAACAGCCTCAGAGACGCGATGCATATTATGCAGCTGTTAGGGATGGCATCATACCCGCACAGAACCTACCAGAAACTGACCATTATGACTTTACGAGTGCCAGCGGCAGACCTCATAACACATTTAATGGTGTGCATACAAAGCAGCGGCCACCGCTAAATACTGATTTGCTTAACCTGCAGATGAATGGAGGCGTTGACTCGGACCATAGCGCTCATAATGTACACCCTAGGAGGGCTGTCAGTGTAGAACCCACTCAGACTTCCTATCACATTTCAACTATTACTAAAGACAAGCGTAAAAGAAATATTAGTGGTGAAAGAGACAAGCGAGGAGTGAGTGTGGATAGGAATGCAGCCAGTGCTGACAGACGTCGAGAAAAAAGTACAGACAGAACGAGGAGTGAAATTAATCTACATAGGAGACGGGAAATAAGTGTCGAGAGAAACTTCAATAGGGACTGCAGTATAGACCGTGTAAAAGCAAGCACAGAAAGTGTGCGATTGCCTACTCGCAAGGTTTCTGCTGATGACGATGACTCGGAAGATTCCGACAACGAAGCTGGCACTTACGTAAGACTGACTGAGCCACTGAATTCTAGCGTAGGTCGACAGGCGTCTCGTCAAACTTCTTCTGAAAGCAACAGCAGCGTTTTTGAGCGCAATACAACTCCTCGCAACTCTAACACATCCAGAGGGCGTCCGAGTTATTCTATAACCACAAGTCCTGGTTTCAGTAGGGTTAATTACGGTGAATCTAGTCCCCATTACAGCCCCAGTTCTATGCATCATGGCTCACAGCAATTATATGCGCAGTATCATCTCACCTCCCCTCTTCCGAATAGGCACAATTCCCCAAGCTCTGCGAACCTAAGCAGTAGTGGCAGTGAAGCTAATGATTATGTAAATGTGCACTGGACAGATAATGAGCCACCAGATGAACCACCTCCTCGTCCTCCGAGGCCCACGAGATTAGATATAAAGCATCAGCCAAATTGTGCTGCACCGGGGCCGCCAAAGATGCAACCTCGTTTGTCGCGAAGCCAGGCAGGTACTCCGCAATCTAGTGAGGATTTGATGAGGACAAGGTTTTCTCCGGGTGGTAGTCCTCCTCCTAATGCACGCCACCATATAACTTTGCTTTCAAAAGAGGTAGATGAAAAAGCATCACCCATCGCAGACAGGAAACCTAGCTTACCGCCGAAACCGTGTCCCGGGCCTTTGCATGTTCCTTCTACTCCTAGTGCagattttatttga